A stretch of the Haloplanus aerogenes genome encodes the following:
- a CDS encoding MFS transporter — MALPGGATATVEHPRRAVATVVFVVFLDLVGFGIVIPILPYYVRSFGVGDVFIGLLAATYSLMQFLAAPTLGRASDRWGRRPVVTLSLAGSAVAWVVFGLGDVAGEAAGPAIGIAVLFAARALAGAMGGNIAAAQAYVADVTAPEDRAGALGLVGASFSLGFIFGPAMGGALASETAVRAAAGLPIPATRFSLPAFGAAAMSLVALGVALVALEEPARHRTSGVRSTLVGDFVTALRDPALRGLVLAFFLVSVAFAGVQVMFIPFVADASAYGFDASAAALLLTYVGVLGAVNQGLLVGRLADRFGSGRLAVAGATILFVALAALPFAPALGELVPAVTGPAWLTPELVALLAVLGLLSFGNGLLNPSLATLVSSNTGADRQGTAFGVTQGAGSLGRTVGPPVAAALYALVYWSPFVAGAVLVLPVIALLVAVARGEEGRPA; from the coding sequence ATGGCCCTCCCCGGCGGCGCGACGGCGACCGTCGAGCACCCCCGCCGCGCCGTCGCCACGGTGGTGTTCGTCGTCTTCCTCGACCTCGTCGGCTTCGGCATCGTCATCCCCATCCTCCCCTACTACGTTCGGAGTTTCGGCGTCGGCGACGTGTTCATCGGCCTGCTGGCGGCGACGTACTCGCTGATGCAGTTTCTCGCGGCGCCGACGCTCGGCCGGGCCTCGGATCGCTGGGGGCGCCGCCCGGTCGTCACGCTGTCGCTCGCCGGAAGCGCCGTCGCGTGGGTCGTCTTCGGCCTCGGCGACGTCGCGGGCGAGGCGGCGGGACCGGCCATCGGTATCGCCGTCCTCTTCGCTGCCCGCGCCCTCGCCGGCGCGATGGGCGGCAACATTGCCGCCGCGCAGGCGTACGTCGCGGACGTGACGGCGCCCGAAGACCGAGCGGGGGCGCTCGGCCTCGTCGGCGCCTCGTTCAGCCTCGGGTTCATCTTCGGCCCAGCCATGGGCGGCGCGCTGGCGAGCGAGACGGCGGTGCGGGCCGCGGCCGGCCTGCCGATTCCGGCGACCCGCTTCTCGCTCCCCGCGTTCGGCGCGGCGGCGATGAGTCTCGTCGCCCTCGGCGTCGCACTCGTCGCCCTCGAAGAGCCCGCGCGCCACCGGACGAGTGGGGTGCGGTCGACGCTGGTCGGGGATTTCGTGACCGCGCTCCGTGATCCCGCGCTCCGCGGCCTCGTCCTCGCGTTCTTCCTCGTCTCCGTCGCCTTCGCGGGCGTGCAGGTCATGTTCATCCCCTTCGTCGCCGACGCGAGTGCGTACGGGTTCGACGCCTCGGCCGCCGCCCTCCTGCTCACCTACGTCGGCGTCCTCGGCGCGGTGAATCAGGGGCTGTTGGTCGGCCGTCTCGCCGACCGGTTCGGCTCGGGCCGTCTCGCCGTCGCCGGCGCGACGATCCTGTTCGTCGCGCTCGCAGCCCTGCCGTTCGCGCCGGCACTCGGGGAACTCGTCCCGGCCGTCACTGGCCCCGCGTGGCTCACTCCAGAACTCGTCGCGTTGCTGGCGGTACTGGGCCTGCTCTCGTTCGGCAACGGCCTCCTGAACCCGTCGCTGGCGACGCTAGTGTCGTCGAACACCGGTGCGGACCGGCAGGGCACCGCCTTCGGCGTCACGCAGGGTGCGGGAAGTCTGGGGCGGACCGTCGGCCCGCCAGTCGCGGCGGCGCTGTACGCGCTCGTCTACTGGTCGCCCTTCGTCGCCGGCGCAGTGCTGGTGCTGCCGGTGATCGCGTTGCTGGTGGCAGTGGCGCGTGGTGAAGAAGGGAGACCGGCTTAG
- the carA gene encoding glutamine-hydrolyzing carbamoyl-phosphate synthase small subunit: protein MSDAYLALEDGRVVEARGRVPGRTRGELVFTTAYTGYEESLTDPSYEEQVLTFSYPLIGNYGVREERFESDRIHPRAAIAREFTEDIVEWLDEEGIPAIDHLDTRDLVTSIREEGAMKCGLAVGPDATPEAAKEELDACKGMSEHTDIGAQVSVDEPVVYEGGSTATVALIDCGAKGSIIDSLLERDATVHVLPYDATPEDVAAVDPDLLFISNGPGDPENFEAAEALVDAYVGDLPVAGICLGQQVVANALGGSTEKMAFGHRGVNQPVRDLDSGRVVMTTQNHGYTVGEPGDQLNVTQVNVNDGTAEGLENEELNVITRQYHPEANPGPHDSLDFFDDVLDLVSTDTTVATSD from the coding sequence ATGTCGGACGCCTACCTTGCCCTGGAGGATGGCCGCGTCGTCGAGGCGCGTGGCCGTGTTCCGGGTCGGACGCGTGGCGAACTGGTCTTCACGACCGCGTACACTGGATACGAGGAGAGTCTGACCGACCCCTCTTACGAGGAGCAGGTGCTCACGTTCTCCTACCCGCTGATCGGCAACTACGGCGTCCGAGAGGAGCGATTCGAATCCGACCGGATTCACCCCCGTGCCGCAATCGCCCGCGAGTTCACGGAGGACATCGTCGAATGGCTGGACGAGGAGGGCATCCCCGCCATCGACCACCTCGACACGCGCGACCTCGTCACCTCCATCCGCGAGGAAGGGGCGATGAAGTGTGGACTGGCGGTTGGCCCCGACGCGACACCCGAGGCGGCGAAGGAGGAACTCGACGCCTGCAAGGGCATGAGCGAGCACACGGACATCGGCGCGCAGGTGAGCGTCGACGAACCCGTCGTCTACGAGGGCGGATCAACCGCGACGGTCGCCCTGATCGACTGTGGCGCGAAGGGGTCGATCATCGACTCCCTGCTCGAACGCGACGCGACCGTTCACGTCCTGCCCTACGACGCCACGCCCGAGGACGTGGCGGCCGTCGACCCCGACCTCCTCTTCATCTCGAACGGCCCCGGCGACCCCGAGAACTTCGAGGCGGCCGAGGCGCTGGTCGACGCCTACGTCGGCGACCTGCCCGTCGCCGGTATCTGTCTCGGCCAGCAGGTCGTCGCCAACGCCCTCGGCGGCAGCACGGAGAAGATGGCCTTCGGTCACCGCGGCGTCAACCAGCCGGTTCGTGATCTGGACTCCGGGCGCGTCGTCATGACGACCCAGAACCACGGCTACACCGTGGGCGAACCCGGCGACCAGCTGAACGTGACGCAGGTGAACGTCAACGACGGCACCGCCGAAGGGCTCGAAAACGAGGAACTGAACGTCATCACCCGCCAGTACCACCCCGAGGCCAACCCCGGCCCCCACGACTCGCTCGACTTCTTCGACGACGTGCTCGACCTCGTGTCGACCGACACGACGGTCGCCACGTCGGACTAA
- a CDS encoding Lrp/AsnC family transcriptional regulator, whose protein sequence is MDELDRRILGILRRDSRTPYTEIADRVGTSEGTVRNRVERLVDEEIIERFTVATRTGNVKAMIEVSVAVDVDTTDVSARMAEWNEVDFVWQVSGEEDIVMVVDATDTQAVNELITKARDLDEVQNTKTRLILDERLG, encoded by the coding sequence ATGGACGAGCTTGACCGGCGGATTCTGGGGATCCTCCGGCGGGACTCACGGACGCCGTACACGGAGATTGCGGATCGGGTCGGCACGTCGGAGGGGACGGTCCGCAACCGGGTCGAGCGCCTCGTCGACGAGGAGATCATCGAGCGGTTCACCGTCGCAACGCGGACGGGAAACGTAAAGGCGATGATCGAGGTGTCGGTCGCCGTCGACGTCGACACGACCGACGTGTCCGCACGGATGGCCGAGTGGAACGAGGTCGACTTCGTCTGGCAGGTCTCCGGTGAGGAGGACATCGTCATGGTCGTCGACGCCACGGACACGCAGGCGGTGAACGAACTCATCACGAAAGCGCGGGACTTGGACGAGGTACAGAACACGAAGACGCGGCTGATTCTGGACGAACGGCTGGGGTGA